One window of Bdellovibrionales bacterium genomic DNA carries:
- the murG gene encoding undecaprenyldiphospho-muramoylpentapeptide beta-N-acetylglucosaminyltransferase, whose product MMSRKNVVIAGGGTGGHIYPGIAIARAIKAQHPDFEIHFVGTPAGLENKIVPREGFPLHHISIGKLNHAGGFKSKIMTILGMPRAFVQSIALLMELKPQAVLGVGGYASGPFVLVASLLGFRTAIWEPNAFPGMTNRWLSRVVGKSFVVFEEAARFLKSNAISQVGLPIRKEVEALAKKDSSNNVGKDGQEFHILVFGGSQGARSINMAVQEAVLKGGSWLSNTKIIHQTGPADYANVSEAYKGHSQVETHEYLYQMEKNYEWADIIICRAGASTVAEVAACGKPAIFIPLPWAADDHQRKNAETLFEQKASAMILQKDLTPDTLIQQIEFLKNNTQAREEMRKNLTKFYKPQAAEKMAELLLA is encoded by the coding sequence ATAATGAGTCGCAAAAATGTCGTGATCGCTGGTGGCGGAACCGGTGGTCATATCTATCCTGGAATTGCTATTGCCCGCGCCATCAAAGCTCAACACCCTGATTTTGAAATTCATTTCGTTGGAACACCGGCCGGCCTTGAAAATAAAATCGTACCGCGAGAAGGCTTCCCTCTGCATCACATCAGCATCGGTAAGTTGAATCACGCCGGTGGCTTTAAAAGTAAAATCATGACGATCCTCGGAATGCCACGTGCATTCGTGCAGTCGATTGCTCTATTAATGGAGCTAAAACCGCAGGCCGTTCTCGGGGTGGGTGGTTATGCTTCAGGGCCTTTCGTTTTGGTCGCAAGCCTGCTGGGATTCCGCACGGCGATTTGGGAACCGAATGCGTTCCCAGGAATGACCAATCGTTGGTTGTCCCGAGTTGTGGGTAAAAGCTTTGTGGTCTTTGAAGAGGCCGCAAGGTTTCTAAAAAGTAACGCGATCTCACAGGTGGGGCTTCCGATTCGTAAAGAGGTCGAAGCTCTGGCTAAAAAAGATTCTTCGAACAATGTAGGGAAAGACGGACAGGAATTTCACATCCTCGTGTTTGGCGGCAGCCAAGGAGCCCGTAGTATTAATATGGCAGTGCAAGAAGCCGTATTAAAGGGGGGATCGTGGCTTTCCAATACCAAAATTATTCATCAGACGGGTCCCGCGGATTACGCCAATGTCTCTGAAGCTTACAAGGGACACTCTCAAGTCGAAACTCACGAATATCTCTATCAAATGGAGAAGAACTACGAGTGGGCGGATATCATTATTTGCCGCGCCGGCGCGAGCACTGTGGCGGAAGTGGCGGCGTGCGGAAAGCCTGCCATTTTCATTCCATTGCCATGGGCTGCCGATGATCATCAGCGTAAAAACGCCGAGACTCTCTTTGAGCAAAAAGCCTCCGCCATGATTCTGCAGAAGGATTTAACTCCTGACACTCTGATACAGCAGATCGAATTTTTGAAAAACAATACACAAGCTCGTGAAGAAATGAGAAAAAACCTAACGAAGTTCTACAAGCCTCAGGCCGCAGAGAAAATGGCCGAACTTCTCTTGGCTTAA
- the ftsW gene encoding putative lipid II flippase FtsW — protein sequence MLRYLSSSLFLSVIALIGIGLVQVYSSSFIFAIESYGDGLFFFKKQLVFALIAFAALIGAIHIPFKYIEKYGWLMWVGAAGLVLSTFIPGVGVRVGGAIRWIQLPLGIRFEPAELLKISFSLLFASLICRQQNFLAKLKWPVLVALVLVPMGLLLKQPDFGSFAIILMVGVGLLFAFGLRWRYIAAAATVILPAVYFLVMAVPYRRARVLAFLDPWSDPASRGFQVIQSMLSFHSGGLTGAGIGQGQGKLFFLPEAHTDFTLAVFGEEMGFVGFLIILSLYGFVVMRGIQIAVRAEEPFKKSMVLGLTLSFALSVFINAGVVMGLLPTKGLTLPFLSYGGSSLVVLCFTFGLILNVENSLESGDLSKKFGRARWDQSKVKK from the coding sequence ATGCTTCGCTATCTTTCCAGTAGTCTCTTTCTGTCAGTGATCGCCTTGATCGGTATCGGTCTTGTTCAAGTCTATAGTTCTAGTTTCATCTTCGCGATCGAATCCTACGGCGATGGGCTCTTCTTCTTCAAAAAACAATTGGTGTTTGCCCTCATCGCTTTTGCCGCGTTGATCGGCGCGATTCACATTCCATTTAAGTACATCGAAAAATACGGCTGGCTCATGTGGGTTGGGGCCGCAGGTCTTGTGCTTTCAACTTTTATCCCGGGCGTGGGTGTTCGCGTCGGTGGGGCGATTCGTTGGATTCAATTACCACTCGGAATTCGTTTCGAGCCGGCAGAGCTTTTGAAAATTTCTTTCAGTCTTTTGTTTGCAAGTCTTATCTGTCGTCAGCAAAACTTCCTGGCAAAATTAAAATGGCCGGTGCTTGTCGCCTTGGTCCTCGTGCCAATGGGTTTGCTTTTGAAGCAACCTGACTTCGGAAGCTTCGCGATCATTCTGATGGTGGGCGTGGGTTTGCTGTTTGCATTCGGTCTTCGCTGGCGCTATATCGCGGCGGCGGCTACGGTGATTCTGCCTGCGGTTTACTTCCTGGTGATGGCGGTTCCTTATCGTCGTGCGCGTGTTCTTGCCTTCTTGGATCCTTGGTCAGACCCGGCATCACGCGGCTTCCAGGTGATTCAAAGTATGTTGAGCTTTCACTCCGGCGGTTTGACGGGAGCAGGGATCGGGCAAGGCCAAGGAAAGCTCTTCTTCTTGCCAGAAGCGCACACGGATTTCACATTGGCAGTGTTCGGTGAAGAAATGGGTTTCGTAGGATTCTTGATCATTCTCAGTCTTTACGGTTTCGTAGTGATGCGCGGAATTCAAATCGCTGTTCGCGCGGAAGAGCCGTTCAAAAAATCCATGGTGCTCGGTTTGACTCTGTCTTTCGCTCTGTCTGTGTTTATCAATGCAGGCGTTGTCATGGGACTTTTGCCGACGAAGGGTTTGACGTTACCGTTCTTAAGTTACGGCGGAAGTTCTCTCGTCGTTTTGTGTTTTACATTTGGCCTGATTTTAAATGTTGAAAATTCGCTGGAATCGGGGGACCTTTCTAAAAAGTTTGGAAGAGCCCGATGGGATCAATCAAAGGTAAAAAAATAA